A genomic stretch from Telmatocola sphagniphila includes:
- a CDS encoding ABC transporter permease codes for MNSLTNTIEAVPPQSPTPAAPLPELAITVIQAKQGWAAFRLAELWRFRELLYYLTWRDIKVRYKQTVLGVAWAFIQPLATMLVFALCIGRMGGVANQIEHYSLFVFAGILPWTFFSNAISTAGMSVIQNQNLVTKVYFPRLLVPISSVGSALFDFLVSITLLVVLMLVYQVTPGITLLLAPVIMGLLIASALGIGILLAALIVAQRDFKYVLNFAVQLWMLATPCIYLPSESIGSLSQWLMPLNPVYGLILNFRQCVLNGPLDWYALVVSGGISLMLFLFGSAYFRRVEKGFADII; via the coding sequence ATGAATAGTTTGACCAATACGATCGAGGCCGTTCCTCCGCAATCGCCGACACCGGCCGCGCCTTTACCGGAGCTGGCCATCACGGTCATTCAAGCGAAGCAGGGTTGGGCGGCCTTCCGTCTGGCCGAGCTCTGGCGCTTCCGGGAACTGCTTTACTATCTCACCTGGCGCGATATCAAGGTCCGCTACAAGCAGACGGTGCTCGGTGTGGCCTGGGCTTTCATTCAACCGCTGGCCACCATGCTCGTGTTTGCACTCTGCATCGGGCGGATGGGCGGTGTGGCCAACCAGATCGAACATTATTCGCTGTTCGTTTTCGCCGGCATCCTGCCCTGGACCTTCTTTTCCAACGCCATCAGCACGGCCGGGATGAGTGTGATCCAGAATCAGAATCTGGTTACCAAGGTTTACTTCCCAAGATTATTAGTGCCGATCAGTTCGGTGGGTTCGGCCCTGTTCGATTTTCTGGTGTCGATCACCCTGCTGGTTGTGCTGATGCTGGTCTATCAGGTGACGCCGGGAATCACCTTATTACTTGCACCGGTGATCATGGGATTGTTGATCGCCAGCGCGCTGGGGATCGGCATTCTGCTGGCGGCTCTGATTGTGGCCCAGCGCGATTTCAAATACGTTTTGAACTTTGCCGTGCAGCTCTGGATGCTGGCCACGCCTTGTATTTATCTGCCCTCGGAAAGCATCGGCAGCCTGTCGCAATGGCTGATGCCGTTGAACCCGGTTTACGGATTGATTCTCAATTTTCGCCAGTGCGTTTTGAATGGTCCGCTCGATTGGTATGCCCTGGTTGTTTCCGGCGGCATCAGTCTGATGCTGTTCCTGTTCGGCTCGGCGTATTTCCGCAGAGTGGAAAAAGGCTTCGCCGATATTATCTGA
- a CDS encoding VanZ family protein, with the protein MNPTLERDYRAQFPNRRTYFCLAIGFTLLVMYGCFVPFEFRSLSLPDAIEKFQVVLSQPIQPTLNSDWLINIVMCIPVGFLWAGFWGVDRSRWLQSIVCIVLIPFLMLFSAGIEFTQLFIPKRVSSIQDIAANTFGGAVGCLSWLLFGTASTDLIRRIDQLQGTANVWRKLVPIYLIGLILLHTTPFDLVDFGFLKVKWKDGNIRFIPFHFPEFAPEHLRKLWKEQFLEKTFFNIGYFFPAGLILAGLDWPRNKNSLGALKVIGAGFVLAAFIECLQLTVFSRAFEATDIITGTLAVAFGWSMSQLMTKPDGVIRLRIPLLLLWVVGLMVMNWQPFNFLEDAVALRSNRKGFNWMPFVDYYEHDYLDAFYKMFQKMLVFVPIGVLLTKPGPGLPWLKILIPSLALAVGIEAGQNYLPSHYPTISDVLIEPIGALAGMLLVRLVQKSRS; encoded by the coding sequence ATGAATCCTACTCTCGAGCGCGACTACCGGGCGCAGTTTCCCAATCGACGAACGTATTTCTGTCTGGCGATCGGTTTCACCCTGTTGGTGATGTACGGCTGCTTCGTGCCCTTCGAATTCAGATCCCTGTCGCTGCCGGATGCAATCGAAAAGTTCCAGGTGGTTTTGAGTCAGCCGATTCAACCGACGCTGAATTCGGACTGGCTGATTAACATTGTGATGTGCATCCCGGTCGGCTTTCTCTGGGCCGGGTTTTGGGGAGTCGATCGCTCGCGCTGGCTGCAGTCGATCGTCTGCATAGTCCTGATCCCGTTTCTGATGCTCTTCAGTGCCGGTATCGAGTTTACGCAATTATTCATTCCGAAGCGCGTTTCGAGCATTCAGGATATCGCGGCCAATACTTTCGGGGGAGCCGTCGGCTGCCTGAGCTGGCTACTTTTCGGCACGGCCAGCACCGATTTGATCCGCCGGATTGACCAGTTACAGGGAACCGCCAACGTCTGGCGCAAGCTGGTGCCGATTTATCTGATCGGCTTGATCCTCCTGCATACGACGCCGTTCGATCTGGTGGATTTCGGGTTTCTGAAGGTGAAGTGGAAAGACGGCAACATTCGCTTCATTCCGTTTCATTTTCCCGAGTTTGCGCCCGAACATCTTCGCAAGCTCTGGAAGGAACAGTTTCTCGAGAAGACCTTCTTCAATATTGGCTACTTCTTCCCGGCCGGGCTGATTCTGGCCGGGTTGGACTGGCCTCGAAATAAAAATTCTCTGGGGGCCCTGAAGGTAATCGGTGCGGGCTTTGTGCTGGCCGCGTTCATCGAATGCCTGCAACTGACGGTCTTCAGCCGAGCGTTTGAAGCAACCGACATCATCACGGGAACCCTGGCGGTCGCATTCGGCTGGAGCATGAGCCAGCTGATGACCAAACCGGATGGCGTGATTCGCCTGCGCATTCCGCTCCTATTATTATGGGTGGTCGGGTTGATGGTGATGAACTGGCAACCTTTCAACTTCCTGGAGGATGCGGTTGCGCTGCGGTCGAACCGCAAGGGCTTCAACTGGATGCCCTTCGTCGATTACTACGAGCACGACTATCTGGATGCTTTTTACAAGATGTTCCAGAAGATGCTGGTGTTCGTGCCGATCGGGGTTCTGTTGACCAAGCCGGGTCCGGGGCTTCCCTGGTTGAAGATTCTGATCCCCAGCCTCGCTTTGGCGGTGGGAATCGAAGCGGGCCAGAATTATCTGCCAAGTCACTACCCCACGATAAGTGATGTTTTGATAGAACCTATCGGGGCGCTGGCCGGCATGCTATTGGTGCGTCTGGTGCAGAAAAGTCGTTCGTAG
- a CDS encoding TIGR03087 family PEP-CTERM/XrtA system glycosyltransferase yields MNILYVTHRMPYPPDKGDRIRNWHVLRYLARHGQVYLASLADEPVPEQTLKVLRETAERVTWNPVEGFSRKLRALNSALAGRSLSEGMFRSPSLLETLRQWVGTTRFDVVVCSASSVAHYLQLEGLEKAIKCVDLVDVDSRKWQDYADSAVVPKKWLYRREARTVSRLEREICQWAQSVTLVSEAEAELLRSQVGSCRAAICSATNGVDLEYYSPGETVEPKQPTLIFTGAFDYKPNIDGALWFCRDIWPGVRQKFPQAILQLVGRNPSPEVKALGSMPGVEILGTVPDIRPYLSAASIAVAPLRIARGLQNKVLEALAMRKAVVASPSALNGFGISTELPALTASTPEQWHSAIAQLLYDRELREELGQRGRQFAERNHDWNRCLEPLGKFFPVSTVNKLIQETAIVESGS; encoded by the coding sequence GTGAATATTCTCTACGTCACGCACCGAATGCCCTACCCCCCCGACAAAGGGGATCGCATCCGGAACTGGCACGTGTTGCGCTACCTGGCCCGGCACGGCCAAGTCTATCTGGCCTCTCTCGCCGATGAGCCGGTACCTGAACAGACACTCAAAGTGCTTCGGGAAACTGCCGAGCGAGTGACCTGGAATCCTGTGGAAGGCTTCTCTCGCAAACTGCGAGCCTTGAACTCGGCGCTGGCCGGTCGCAGTCTGTCCGAAGGGATGTTCCGATCGCCCTCTTTGCTCGAAACTCTTCGGCAATGGGTCGGCACGACGCGATTTGATGTGGTGGTCTGTTCGGCATCGAGCGTGGCCCACTATTTACAACTCGAAGGCTTGGAAAAGGCCATCAAGTGCGTCGATCTGGTGGATGTCGATAGCCGGAAGTGGCAGGATTATGCCGACTCGGCCGTCGTGCCGAAAAAATGGTTGTATCGCCGCGAAGCCCGCACCGTATCCCGATTGGAACGGGAGATTTGTCAGTGGGCTCAGTCCGTGACTCTGGTGAGTGAGGCCGAAGCGGAGTTGTTGCGCAGCCAGGTCGGTTCCTGCCGCGCGGCCATCTGCTCGGCGACTAACGGCGTCGATCTCGAATACTATTCGCCGGGTGAAACGGTGGAACCGAAGCAGCCGACGCTAATCTTCACCGGCGCTTTTGACTATAAGCCGAATATCGATGGGGCGCTCTGGTTCTGCCGGGATATCTGGCCGGGAGTTCGCCAGAAATTTCCGCAAGCCATACTCCAACTCGTTGGGCGCAACCCTTCTCCGGAAGTGAAAGCTCTCGGTTCTATGCCCGGCGTCGAGATTCTGGGGACCGTACCCGATATTCGCCCTTATCTGTCGGCGGCGAGTATTGCGGTGGCCCCGTTACGCATCGCCCGCGGTTTGCAGAACAAAGTTCTGGAAGCGCTGGCGATGCGAAAAGCTGTGGTCGCCAGTCCTTCGGCCTTGAACGGTTTCGGAATCTCGACGGAGTTACCCGCTCTGACGGCTTCGACTCCCGAGCAATGGCACTCGGCCATTGCTCAACTGCTGTACGATCGAGAACTGCGGGAAGAACTGGGACAGCGCGGCCGCCAATTCGCCGAACGGAATCACGATTGGAACCGCTGCCTCGAACCTTTGGGGAAATTTTTTCCCGTTTCGACGGTGAACAAACTCATTCAGGAGACTGCGATCGTCGAGAGCGGATCATGA
- a CDS encoding sugar transferase yields MTSEPRFNEDSQAIIGSSRPQSRLGYRNPLAAATSLPPGELRRLELLQSLGLVRQSAYLKIKPTFDLLLASLLTVLLFPIVLVIAILVKLTSSGPAFYSQTRLGRLAAPFRIVKFRSMAHNCEKQSGAKWASRNDNRVTPIGKFLRITHLDELPQLLNILQAEMSFVGPRPERPEFISVLEQTVTNYRYRMLVKPGVTGMAQVYLPPDVDLHSVQQKVIYDLYYLRHMTLWLDLQLIVATPLQALGLPCGLVRFLLRLPMPEVIEREAMLPADFAPPIAEVVVPIEAAVEPANANDTSSVEEPAYYPLSDSKFGTSVAV; encoded by the coding sequence ATGACTTCGGAACCCCGTTTCAACGAAGACAGCCAGGCTATCATCGGGAGCAGTAGGCCTCAGTCCCGTTTGGGTTATCGCAACCCGCTGGCCGCGGCTACAAGCTTGCCTCCGGGAGAATTGCGGCGGCTCGAATTGCTTCAGAGTCTTGGTCTGGTTCGACAATCGGCCTATCTCAAAATTAAGCCGACCTTCGATCTGTTGCTGGCTTCTTTATTGACGGTTTTGCTGTTTCCAATCGTTCTGGTCATCGCCATCCTGGTGAAGCTGACTTCCAGTGGCCCGGCTTTCTATTCGCAGACGCGCCTGGGCCGACTGGCAGCGCCGTTTCGCATCGTCAAGTTTCGTTCGATGGCCCATAACTGTGAAAAGCAATCGGGGGCCAAGTGGGCCAGTCGCAACGATAATCGAGTAACGCCGATCGGGAAGTTTTTGCGCATCACCCATCTGGATGAGCTGCCGCAACTTTTGAATATCCTGCAAGCCGAAATGAGCTTCGTCGGACCGCGACCGGAACGACCGGAATTTATCTCGGTGCTCGAACAGACGGTGACGAATTATCGCTATCGGATGCTGGTGAAGCCGGGGGTGACCGGCATGGCCCAGGTCTATCTGCCGCCCGATGTGGATCTGCATAGCGTTCAGCAAAAGGTCATTTACGATCTCTACTATCTGCGCCACATGACTCTCTGGCTGGATTTGCAGCTGATTGTGGCCACGCCGCTGCAGGCGCTGGGTCTTCCCTGTGGTCTGGTGCGCTTCCTGCTTCGACTTCCCATGCCGGAAGTCATCGAACGCGAAGCGATGCTGCCTGCCGATTTTGCACCACCGATCGCGGAAGTGGTGGTCCCGATCGAGGCTGCGGTTGAACCGGCCAATGCCAATGATACTTCTTCCGTGGAAGAACCCGCCTACTACCCTCTCTCGGATTCGAAGTTCGGCACCTCCGTGGCTGTATGA
- a CDS encoding polysaccharide biosynthesis tyrosine autokinase, with amino-acid sequence MTDPLPKSPETAAPARVEKGWRDLPESIAKPAMHVVPPRPLNAVTLLRSLRSNWKKASFYGLIVGALLAAVVWVFLPPTRPSAYTKLRLIPSDQSETIRAPESQIDQRTHKELILSRLVLKKALEMPGIAELETIQERGSIDNAIKLLKREIVVDFPSGPEIIRIRLEGDRDREIGKLVTAVENSYMSEVTGRASAARQERYQEIHAQVTESEKRLKKIRDALENQLKDNSGTKATVEAQQMQFQSEYLSLMSELNNLEREESKTKSSLELLQNRLNSEDRFRIPEATINNFLTTDDEFIELTRKNRELNKMLEDYRKRYEPGSPTIVKIESDLTENQKKLDECRKQARKNLEEQAKDKFDKEARDSIASKQAELKVLANDIATLKLRRDSLKSKVSGRVLLDGKDIDLEQAQEEYASLKRKEAQAKLEITAKQGIEELEPATVEIPNDRERRVKISALGAIFGFGATLLLFAFLEFRARRLGGIDEIVLDVGMRLIGSLPKCPSKALLEHGLPEKPTASDLRWHTLLTESIDSARTILLHTARASQLKVVLITSAVASEGKSTVARALAQSLARSGRKTLLVDGDLRKPTLHEFFKMPVSPGVCEALRGEVNAEQALIDTPIANLTIMTAGRAERLSIQQLAMDGFGHIINELRDHFDFILIDSSPILPVADTLLMARHADSVLFSMFVNHTQLEKVNSAQHRLAQLDVLIAGAIVNGTREELYGYGNSQYVSMAK; translated from the coding sequence ATGACTGATCCCCTGCCGAAATCCCCGGAAACGGCGGCTCCTGCCCGAGTTGAAAAAGGTTGGCGAGACTTGCCGGAATCGATTGCCAAGCCCGCGATGCACGTCGTGCCACCTCGCCCGCTGAATGCAGTAACCCTGCTGCGTTCGCTGCGAAGCAATTGGAAAAAGGCCAGCTTCTACGGCCTGATTGTGGGCGCCCTGCTGGCCGCGGTTGTCTGGGTGTTCCTGCCTCCGACCAGGCCGAGCGCGTACACCAAACTCCGGCTGATTCCCAGCGACCAGTCTGAAACCATCCGTGCCCCGGAATCGCAGATCGACCAAAGAACCCACAAAGAGTTAATTCTGAGCCGGCTGGTCCTCAAGAAAGCGCTGGAAATGCCGGGGATCGCCGAGCTGGAAACGATCCAGGAACGAGGGTCGATCGACAACGCCATCAAGCTTCTGAAGCGTGAAATAGTAGTGGATTTCCCATCCGGTCCGGAAATCATCCGCATCCGGCTTGAAGGGGATCGGGATAGGGAGATTGGAAAGCTCGTCACCGCGGTAGAAAATTCCTACATGTCGGAGGTCACCGGCCGAGCAAGTGCCGCCCGCCAGGAGCGCTATCAGGAAATTCACGCCCAAGTTACCGAATCCGAAAAGCGGCTCAAGAAGATTCGGGATGCTCTGGAAAATCAACTGAAGGACAATTCCGGAACCAAGGCCACCGTCGAAGCGCAACAGATGCAGTTTCAGAGTGAGTATCTGAGCCTGATGAGCGAACTGAATAATCTGGAACGCGAAGAGAGCAAAACCAAATCGAGCCTGGAATTATTGCAAAACCGTTTGAATTCGGAAGATCGCTTCCGGATTCCCGAGGCGACCATCAACAATTTTCTTACCACCGATGACGAGTTCATTGAACTGACGCGGAAAAATCGCGAACTGAACAAGATGCTGGAAGACTACCGGAAGCGATACGAGCCCGGCTCCCCGACGATTGTCAAAATCGAAAGCGATCTGACCGAGAATCAGAAGAAACTCGACGAGTGCCGCAAGCAGGCGCGAAAGAATCTGGAGGAGCAAGCCAAGGATAAATTCGATAAGGAAGCCCGGGATTCGATAGCCAGCAAACAAGCGGAATTGAAAGTTCTCGCCAACGATATCGCCACCTTGAAGCTTCGCCGGGATTCCCTGAAATCCAAGGTCAGTGGCCGGGTACTTCTGGACGGTAAGGATATCGATCTGGAACAAGCCCAGGAGGAATATGCTTCGTTGAAGCGTAAAGAAGCTCAGGCCAAGCTGGAAATCACCGCCAAACAGGGCATCGAGGAACTCGAACCGGCCACCGTGGAAATTCCCAACGACCGGGAACGCCGGGTAAAAATTTCGGCTCTGGGAGCGATCTTCGGATTCGGGGCCACTCTGCTGTTGTTCGCTTTTCTGGAATTCCGAGCCCGTCGGCTTGGCGGCATCGATGAAATCGTCCTCGATGTGGGAATGAGACTAATCGGTTCCTTACCCAAATGCCCTTCCAAGGCGTTGCTGGAACATGGGTTGCCCGAGAAACCAACCGCCAGCGATCTGCGCTGGCATACCCTGCTCACCGAATCGATCGATAGTGCCCGGACGATTCTGCTTCACACTGCTCGAGCAAGCCAATTGAAGGTGGTCCTGATCACCAGTGCGGTCGCTTCGGAAGGGAAGTCTACGGTAGCCCGGGCGCTCGCCCAAAGTCTGGCCCGTTCCGGACGCAAGACGCTGCTCGTCGATGGCGATCTTCGTAAGCCCACGCTGCATGAGTTCTTCAAGATGCCGGTGTCGCCGGGCGTCTGCGAAGCCCTTCGCGGCGAGGTGAATGCGGAACAAGCTCTGATCGACACGCCGATTGCCAACCTCACCATTATGACGGCCGGCCGGGCCGAACGGCTTTCCATTCAACAGCTGGCCATGGACGGATTCGGGCACATTATCAATGAGCTGCGAGATCATTTCGATTTCATCCTCATTGATTCCAGCCCCATTCTGCCGGTGGCGGATACATTGCTCATGGCTCGCCATGCCGATTCAGTGCTTTTCAGCATGTTCGTGAATCACACCCAACTCGAGAAAGTGAATTCAGCCCAGCATCGCCTGGCTCAGTTGGATGTGCTGATCGCCGGGGCCATCGTCAACGGCACCCGGGAAGAGTTGTACGGCTACGGAAATTCGCAATATGTCAGCATGGCGAAGTAG
- the nusG gene encoding transcription termination/antitermination protein NusG produces MPVLQREPFIYPDALLSEPAELPTAEWWVLHTRSRVEKSIARKLLSRNVSFFLPWDARPLPSRQGKSCSYAPLFPGYVFLYGDVYARQIALETNQIASCLKVVDQNRLWSDLTQVYRILQNGESLRPENRLQPGQLVEIVAGPLEGLRGKWLRQGTKGRFFVEVDMLQQGVSIEIDEWMIDIAR; encoded by the coding sequence ATGCCGGTTCTGCAACGGGAACCGTTTATTTATCCGGATGCTCTGCTCTCGGAGCCCGCTGAACTGCCCACCGCCGAATGGTGGGTTCTGCATACCCGCTCCCGGGTAGAAAAATCGATTGCGCGCAAACTGCTCTCCCGTAATGTGAGCTTTTTTTTACCCTGGGATGCCCGACCGCTCCCAAGCCGACAGGGCAAAAGCTGCTCCTACGCACCGCTCTTCCCCGGCTATGTATTTCTGTACGGCGATGTTTACGCCCGACAGATTGCCCTGGAAACCAACCAAATCGCTTCCTGTCTCAAAGTCGTCGATCAAAACCGACTCTGGTCCGACCTCACCCAGGTTTATCGAATCCTGCAGAACGGCGAGAGTCTGCGCCCGGAAAATCGACTCCAGCCTGGACAGCTGGTGGAGATCGTCGCGGGCCCCCTGGAGGGCTTGCGCGGCAAGTGGCTGAGACAGGGAACTAAAGGACGATTTTTCGTCGAAGTGGACATGCTGCAACAAGGCGTATCCATCGAAATCGACGAATGGATGATCGACATCGCCCGTTAA